One segment of Sphingomonas qomolangmaensis DNA contains the following:
- a CDS encoding ATP-binding cassette domain-containing protein: MLDQHVDPLDEADTIVGSLAACARFAFRNRDTQRIVGSLSGGERLRTGLAATLSGPQPAWLLILDEPTNHLDVSSIEVLERALLSFDGALLVVSHDVRFLEAIGIERTVVIATDYLQPGGYSLRFASSPISAILSEGGMFAAFPFWCVPVG, from the coding sequence ATGCTCGACCAGCACGTCGATCCGCTTGACGAGGCAGACACTATCGTTGGTAGCCTCGCGGCTTGTGCCCGCTTCGCGTTTCGCAACCGAGACACACAGCGTATCGTTGGAAGTTTGTCCGGCGGAGAGCGCCTGCGTACGGGACTGGCGGCCACGCTTTCCGGGCCACAACCCGCTTGGCTGTTGATCCTCGACGAGCCGACCAACCATCTCGATGTGTCATCGATCGAGGTCCTGGAGCGGGCGCTCCTGTCCTTCGACGGCGCGCTCTTGGTCGTCAGCCATGACGTCCGCTTCCTTGAAGCGATCGGTATCGAGCGAACGGTCGTGATCGCCACCGACTATCTGCAACCCGGCGGATATTCCCTGCGCTTCGCGTCCTCTCCTATCTCTGCAATTCTTTCAGAAGGCGGAATGTTTGCCGCTTTCCCGTTTTGGTGCGTTCCTGTCGGATAG
- a CDS encoding integrase arm-type DNA-binding domain-containing protein: MSRRQKTLAFGVWPDTGLAEARAARDAARKLRARGDDPAERIKLDRIAAAVAASHSFKAVADELLLIVEKEGRSAVTLTKLRWLLSFINAAIGQRPVASI, encoded by the coding sequence TTGTCTCGGCGACAGAAGACCCTGGCGTTCGGCGTGTGGCCGGATACCGGGCTGGCCGAGGCTCGCGCAGCGCGTGACGCGGCGCGCAAGCTGCGGGCTCGGGGCGATGATCCGGCTGAACGGATCAAGCTCGATCGGATCGCCGCCGCTGTAGCGGCATCCCACAGCTTCAAAGCCGTGGCCGACGAATTGCTGCTCATAGTCGAGAAAGAGGGCCGCTCGGCGGTCACGTTGACGAAGCTGCGCTGGCTGCTGAGCTTCATCAACGCAGCGATTGGGCAGCGCCCCGTCGCCTCGATCTAG
- a CDS encoding formate--tetrahydrofolate ligase, which yields MLSDIEISRAATLQPIQAIADRAGLPLQAIEPYGRHKAKLDLDWLAANPAPAGKLILVTAINPTPAGEGKTTTSVGLADALNRTGRKTMLALREPSLGPCFGTKGGATGGGHAQVVPMEDINLHFTGDFHAITSAHNLLAAMIDNHIHWGNKLGIDVRRVVWRRVLDMNDRALRDIVQGVGGVANGYPRESGFDITVASEVMAILCLANDLHDLEARLARVVVAYTSDRRPITAADLKASGAMAVLLAQAIKPNLVQTLEGTPALIHGGPFANIAHGCNSVIATRAALQLADYVVTEAGFGADLGAEKFFDIKCRQAGLAPGAVVIVATVRALKMNGGVAKADLAHEDVAAVERGAVNLVRHIENIRQFGVPAVVAINHFGTDTAAEVAAIERCATAHGTAAILCRHWAEGGAGAEALADAVAALADKDAGQFTPLYDDELSLFDKINTVATRIYRAERATASPAIHAQLERWQAAGHGHLPVCMAKTQYSFSTDPLQLGAPTGHVVPVREVRLAAGAGFVVAICGELMTMPGLPRTPAAEHIGLGPDGSIAGLS from the coding sequence ATGCTATCCGACATCGAAATCTCGCGCGCGGCCACGCTCCAGCCGATCCAGGCGATCGCCGACCGCGCCGGCCTGCCGCTACAAGCGATCGAGCCCTATGGCCGGCACAAGGCCAAGCTCGACCTCGACTGGCTCGCCGCCAACCCGGCGCCCGCCGGCAAGCTGATCCTGGTCACCGCGATCAACCCGACTCCTGCGGGCGAGGGCAAGACCACCACCTCGGTAGGCCTCGCCGACGCGCTCAATCGCACCGGCCGCAAGACGATGCTGGCGCTGCGCGAACCCTCGCTCGGCCCGTGTTTCGGTACCAAGGGCGGCGCCACCGGCGGCGGCCACGCGCAGGTGGTGCCGATGGAAGACATCAACCTCCACTTCACCGGCGATTTCCACGCGATCACCTCGGCGCACAATCTGCTCGCGGCGATGATCGACAACCATATCCATTGGGGCAATAAGCTGGGGATCGACGTCCGCCGCGTGGTGTGGCGGCGCGTGCTAGACATGAACGATCGGGCGCTGCGCGACATCGTCCAGGGCGTCGGCGGGGTCGCCAACGGCTACCCGCGCGAAAGCGGGTTCGACATCACCGTCGCCTCCGAAGTCATGGCGATCCTGTGCCTGGCAAACGACCTGCACGACCTGGAGGCGCGGCTCGCGCGGGTCGTCGTCGCCTATACCAGCGATCGCCGCCCGATCACCGCCGCCGATCTGAAGGCGAGCGGCGCGATGGCGGTGCTGCTGGCGCAGGCGATCAAGCCCAACCTCGTCCAGACGCTCGAGGGCACCCCCGCGCTGATCCATGGCGGCCCCTTCGCCAACATCGCGCATGGCTGCAATTCGGTGATCGCCACGCGCGCCGCGCTCCAGCTCGCTGATTATGTCGTGACCGAAGCGGGCTTCGGCGCCGATCTGGGGGCGGAGAAGTTCTTCGACATCAAATGCCGCCAGGCGGGGCTCGCCCCCGGCGCGGTGGTGATCGTCGCGACGGTGCGCGCGCTCAAGATGAATGGCGGCGTGGCGAAAGCCGATCTCGCGCACGAAGACGTCGCCGCGGTCGAGCGCGGCGCGGTGAACCTCGTTCGCCACATCGAGAATATCCGCCAGTTCGGCGTCCCCGCCGTGGTCGCGATCAACCATTTCGGCACCGACACCGCAGCTGAGGTCGCGGCGATCGAGCGCTGCGCGACGGCGCATGGCACCGCGGCGATCCTGTGCCGCCACTGGGCCGAAGGCGGCGCGGGCGCCGAAGCGCTGGCGGACGCGGTGGCGGCGCTGGCTGATAAGGATGCGGGGCAGTTCACCCCGCTCTACGACGACGAGCTGTCGCTGTTCGACAAGATCAACACCGTGGCGACGCGGATCTACCGCGCCGAACGCGCGACCGCATCGCCCGCTATCCACGCCCAGCTAGAACGCTGGCAGGCGGCAGGCCATGGCCATCTACCCGTGTGCATGGCCAAGACGCAGTACAGCTTCTCGACCGACCCGCTGCAGCTCGGCGCGCCGACCGGCCATGTCGTGCCGGTGCGCGAGGTGCGGCTGGCGGCGGGCGCGGGCTTCGTCGTCGCGATTTGCGGCGAGTTGATGACGATGCCCGGCCTCCCCCGCACCCCCGCCGCCGAACATATCGGCCTGGGCCCCGACGGCAGCATCGCAGGCCTGAGCTAA
- a CDS encoding 3-keto-disaccharide hydrolase has product MPSDFAGRAAKTLLLLPAFALLGAAPAPRWQSLFDGKTLAGWTPKIAGRSVGEDPRGMFIVHNGAIRVSHANYPRFEGEFGHLFLKSPVAAYRLRYEYRLFGDFLPGVEPWQQSNSGVMFHAQAPATMTRDQKFPVSLEMQLLAVPRATREPSGNLCTPGTIVTFDGKRDPRHCILATGEPLPAGRWTTAELEVLPDGRITHRIDGKVVLRYANPELDPDDADAKPVIAAAGGRLKLDRGYIALQGEGHPVEFRKIELQPIG; this is encoded by the coding sequence ATGCCAAGCGACTTCGCCGGCCGCGCCGCCAAAACCCTGTTGTTGCTCCCCGCGTTTGCGCTGCTTGGCGCCGCCCCCGCGCCGCGCTGGCAGTCGCTGTTCGACGGCAAGACGCTCGCCGGCTGGACCCCCAAGATCGCGGGCCGCAGCGTCGGCGAAGACCCGCGCGGCATGTTCATCGTCCACAACGGCGCGATCCGGGTGTCGCATGCCAACTATCCGCGCTTCGAGGGCGAGTTCGGCCATCTGTTCTTGAAGTCGCCGGTCGCTGCTTATCGGCTGCGCTACGAGTATCGGCTGTTCGGCGACTTCCTGCCCGGCGTCGAACCCTGGCAGCAGAGCAACAGCGGCGTGATGTTTCACGCCCAGGCCCCGGCAACGATGACGCGCGACCAGAAATTCCCTGTCAGCCTCGAGATGCAGCTGCTGGCGGTGCCCCGCGCCACCCGCGAGCCATCGGGCAATCTGTGCACCCCCGGCACGATCGTGACGTTCGACGGCAAGCGCGACCCGCGCCATTGCATCCTGGCCACCGGCGAACCACTCCCCGCCGGACGCTGGACCACAGCCGAACTCGAGGTCCTGCCCGATGGTCGCATCACCCACCGGATCGATGGCAAGGTGGTGCTGCGCTATGCCAACCCCGAACTCGATCCCGACGATGCCGATGCAAAGCCGGTGATCGCTGCTGCAGGAGGTAGGCTGAAGCTCGATCGCGGCTATATCGCGCTGCAGGGCGAAGGACATCCCGTCGAGTTCCGCAAGATCGAACTCCAGCCGATCGGCTGA
- a CDS encoding class II 3-deoxy-7-phosphoheptulonate synthase: MTTLAGTKIKRFREQRGITRAAFGAWYGTPGSTVQGWEEDGKRAQAAVVNQIAANGIAHHADWFVKLRNAENDMADWAPNSWTHAEARQLPTYPDAEALDAATAQLATFPPLVFAGEARSLTAELAPVAEGRGFLLQGGDCAESFAEHSANNIRDTFRVILQMAVVLTFASKLPTVKLGRMAGQFAKPRSTDTETIGDATLPSYRGDNVNDIAFTPEGRVPDPQRMIRAYSQSAATLNLLRAFAQGGYANLQQVHRWTHDFMGRSPWAAKYADVADRIGEALDFMEACGINPETVPQLKATDFYTSHEALLLPYEQALTRQDSLTGDWYDTSAHFLWIGDRTRFEGSAHVEFLRGIGNPIGMKCGPTLEPDELLRLLDTLNPGRVPGRMTLITRYGHDKIEGLLPKLVRAVKREGHPVVWSCDPMHGNVIKAANGYKTRPFERILAEVRGFFAVHRAEGTHAGGIHAEMTGQNVTECTGGAVDVTEQSLGDRYHTHCDPRLNAGQSLELAFLLAEMLNEEMAERRKVAA; the protein is encoded by the coding sequence ATGACAACCTTAGCCGGCACCAAGATCAAACGCTTCCGCGAACAACGCGGCATAACCCGCGCCGCGTTCGGCGCATGGTACGGCACTCCCGGCAGCACGGTGCAGGGCTGGGAGGAAGACGGCAAGCGCGCGCAGGCGGCGGTGGTCAACCAGATCGCCGCCAACGGCATCGCGCATCACGCCGACTGGTTCGTGAAACTACGCAACGCGGAGAACGACATGGCCGATTGGGCCCCCAATAGCTGGACTCATGCCGAAGCGCGTCAGCTTCCCACCTATCCCGACGCCGAAGCGCTCGACGCCGCCACCGCCCAACTCGCAACCTTCCCGCCGCTCGTCTTCGCCGGCGAAGCCCGCAGCCTTACCGCCGAGCTGGCGCCGGTCGCCGAAGGGCGCGGCTTCCTGTTGCAAGGCGGCGATTGCGCCGAAAGCTTCGCCGAGCATAGCGCGAACAACATCCGCGACACCTTCCGCGTCATCCTCCAGATGGCGGTGGTGCTCACCTTCGCCTCGAAGCTGCCGACGGTGAAGCTCGGCCGGATGGCGGGGCAGTTCGCCAAGCCGCGATCGACCGATACCGAGACGATCGGCGACGCCACCCTGCCCTCCTATCGCGGCGACAATGTCAACGACATCGCCTTCACCCCCGAAGGTCGCGTCCCCGATCCGCAGCGGATGATCCGCGCCTATTCGCAGTCGGCGGCAACGCTGAACCTGCTGCGCGCCTTCGCGCAAGGCGGCTACGCCAACCTCCAGCAGGTGCATCGCTGGACCCACGACTTCATGGGCCGCAGCCCCTGGGCCGCCAAATATGCCGACGTCGCCGACCGGATCGGCGAAGCGCTCGACTTCATGGAAGCGTGCGGGATCAATCCCGAAACGGTGCCACAGCTCAAGGCGACCGATTTCTACACCAGCCACGAAGCGCTGCTGCTGCCCTACGAACAGGCGCTGACCCGGCAGGATTCGCTGACCGGCGACTGGTACGACACCAGCGCGCATTTCCTGTGGATCGGCGATCGCACGCGCTTCGAGGGATCGGCGCATGTCGAATTCCTGCGCGGCATCGGCAACCCGATCGGGATGAAATGTGGCCCGACGCTAGAACCCGATGAATTGCTGCGCCTGCTCGACACGCTCAACCCCGGTCGCGTCCCCGGGCGGATGACACTGATCACGCGCTATGGCCACGACAAGATCGAGGGCTTGCTGCCCAAGCTGGTGCGCGCGGTGAAGCGCGAGGGGCATCCGGTGGTGTGGAGCTGCGACCCGATGCACGGCAACGTCATCAAGGCGGCAAACGGCTACAAGACCCGCCCGTTCGAGCGGATCCTCGCCGAAGTGCGCGGCTTCTTCGCGGTGCATCGCGCCGAGGGCACGCATGCCGGCGGCATCCACGCCGAGATGACCGGGCAGAACGTGACCGAATGCACCGGCGGCGCGGTCGATGTGACCGAACAGTCGCTGGGCGATCGCTACCACACGCATTGCGACCCGCGGTTGAACGCTGGGCAAAGCCTCGAGCTTGCGTTCCTGCTGGCCGAGATGCTCAATGAGGAAATGGCCGAACGGCGCAAGGTGGCGGCGTAA
- a CDS encoding D-2-hydroxyacid dehydrogenase: MKTLLPALARPLLEPHLPPGLDLHWFTTRAEAEAAIVDADIAWVDMQSPQDSAEVAALGARLRWLSTMRAGIDAYDTTLLRERGTVMTNGTGLNPVAVAEYALLGMLAAAKRYDEVVRMADRHDWPTVAPGTVELAGTSALIIGYGTIGRLIGNRLAAFGVAVTGVTRSGRDGTLTPDGWKPRIADYEWIILAAPSTGETAALLGAPEFAAMKRSAWVINMARGDMIDQPALIEALTEHQIAGAFLDTVDPEPLPADHPLWSAPNALHSMHLSGRSQTTMFTRAATLFLENLAAFMAGEPMRNVVDLEAGY; encoded by the coding sequence ATGAAAACCCTCCTCCCCGCGCTTGCCCGGCCGTTGCTCGAGCCGCACCTCCCGCCCGGTCTCGACCTGCATTGGTTCACCACGCGCGCCGAGGCCGAAGCCGCGATCGTCGATGCCGATATCGCCTGGGTCGACATGCAGAGCCCGCAGGATTCGGCCGAAGTCGCGGCGCTGGGCGCGCGGCTGCGGTGGCTGTCGACGATGCGCGCGGGGATCGACGCCTATGATACCACGCTCCTCCGCGAACGTGGGACGGTGATGACCAACGGCACCGGACTCAATCCGGTCGCGGTCGCCGAATATGCGCTGCTCGGCATGCTGGCCGCGGCAAAGCGCTATGACGAGGTCGTCCGGATGGCGGACCGCCACGATTGGCCGACCGTCGCGCCTGGCACCGTCGAACTCGCGGGCACCAGCGCGTTGATCATCGGCTATGGCACGATCGGCCGGCTGATCGGCAATCGGCTGGCGGCGTTCGGAGTCGCGGTGACCGGGGTCACGCGATCGGGCCGCGACGGCACGCTGACCCCCGATGGCTGGAAGCCGCGCATCGCCGACTATGAATGGATCATCCTTGCGGCGCCTTCGACCGGCGAGACCGCAGCACTGCTCGGCGCACCCGAATTCGCCGCGATGAAGCGCAGCGCCTGGGTCATCAACATGGCGCGCGGCGACATGATCGACCAGCCGGCGCTGATCGAGGCGCTCACCGAACACCAGATCGCCGGCGCGTTCCTCGACACCGTCGATCCCGAACCGCTTCCAGCCGACCACCCCTTATGGTCCGCGCCCAACGCGCTGCACTCGATGCATCTTTCGGGCCGCAGCCAGACGACGATGTTCACCCGCGCAGCCACGCTGTTCCTCGAAAACCTCGCCGCGTTCATGGCTGGTGAACCGATGCGCAACGTCGTCGATCTCGAGGCGGGCTATTGA